The uncultured Carboxylicivirga sp. genomic interval GCTGTAGATTGAAAATGCGTTACAATTGTAGGAAATTCAACAGATGCCCAAATTAACAATTCAACTAATAAGTGGCAGATTTATTACCATATATAGATGCAACCCGAGTAGAGGCTGGTTGCGATGAAGCCGGAAGAGGCTGTTTAGCTGGGCCTGTTGCAGCAGCAGCGGTAATTTTACCAAAAGATTTCAGGCATGAGTTGTTGAATGATTCAAAGCAATTAACCGAGAAGCAACGCCAGAAATTACGTCCTATTATCGAGCAGGAAGCACTGGCATGGGCAGTTGCTTTTGTTGATCACAACGAGATTGATGAAATCAATATATTAAATGCTTCATTTTTGGCAATGCACCGGGCTGTGCAACAGTTAAAACAAATACCTGAACACCTGTTGATTGATGGTAATCGGTTTAAGCCATACGAAGGTATAGCACATACATGTGTGGTAAAAGGTGATGGAAAATATTTGCCCATTGCAGCTGCCAGTATTCTTGCCAAAACACATCGCGACGAATATATGGAGCATATGCACATGCAATACCCGGTATATGCCTGGGATAAGAATAAGGGGTATCCAACCAAAGCTCATCGTGCCGGAATTAAAGAACATGGACCTTCACCCATACATCGTCGTTCGTTTCGTTTGCTCGATGAACAGCTTAGTCTGTTCTAGAGCTTAAAAGTTACTTACTTGCTTCGATTTCTCAAATTTAGGAGATCGCAATTTTTTCTTTAGTTTTATGCAGGGTCTGAACTGGACTTTAAGGTTATTAATACAGTTGCCATTCACTTCATTAGGAGAATCTTTACTATCGCTCGAAAAATGTAGGCTAAATATACCTAACGATTGTAAGTTAACTGAATAGTTATCTAGTAATAAGTTGGGTATTTCGCTGGTTAATGCAACCAAAACAGCGTAAATATCAGCGCCGGTTAAGGTGGTTGCCTTTTCTAAACGATCAACCAATGTATCTAAATCCATCATTTTACGCTCGCAGGCTCTGGCGTAATAAATGTCTTTTACAACTCCTGTGGTTGGAGGAGTTTTTTGCTTAATTACCTTGTACTTAATTGGCATATAACTATCTTTTTCATAAAAGGTAAAGAAGTTTATTTATAATGTCAAATGGTTAAATGTATTATACCCTATCTAAAAAGTAACTATTAGATAGGTTAAAAGTTTCTATTAGATATCTAATAAGTTAAAAGTATAATCAAGATTTACACTTCCCTTAACGGCCTTATTATTTAAGCAACAGCAAGGGAATAGAAAAATCAACAAAAAAAACCGGCACTTGGCCGGTTTTTTTTTTTATGTAAAGGTTTTCACGAGGGTTTCTAAAAAGTAATTCTGCAAATGTGGAACCTTTCAAATTGTAATTTTGTTTTTCCAGTAACCCCACCAAACCTCCCCTAAATAGGAGGCTTAAGTCCTTTAGGGGAATCGAAAATTGGCAAAGCCAATTAGGGGTGACATAAAGTGATATTTTATTACAGATTGAAATTAACGTGGTTTTTATATTTGACACCCTTGTGTTAGATTATAATAAAAGTTTGTCCGTCAATTACGTATATCTGGTTATTTTCTTTCGAAATATAATGGTAATATGATCATTAGGTGTTTTATGGGGTATTAGTTTTTAGTAACGGTAAAATGGGATATATGTGAGGTTTAGCTAATTGCTATATGTATTGGTAGCAAATATATGTTGAGCTATATGTCGTTATATTAAGTTATATAAATTGTGTTGGAAAAAATATGCTACTTTTGCAAATCATATTAACAACCCAAATTGATGATGCAGATTAAGGTATTATTTCAGAGTGTTATTGTGCTGCTATTCATATGTATTCAAACAACCTATTCTCAATCAGAGGAAAAAATAAGTAATAATGATTCTCTTGTTCTAAATGCAAAAAATTTAATTAATAAAGCAAGTATCAATCCTGATAGTTGTTTAGATTTAGCAAAAGATCTTATTCAACACACTGCTTTGCAAGATGTTAAAGCGCAGGCATATTCAAATAATGCAATAGGCGAAGCTTATTATTTTCTACAGGAGTTTGACTCGGCCCGGGTATATTACAAAAAAGCATTGGATGGTTACTCCAGGTTAGGCGATAAGGAACATGAAGCAACCAGTTATAATGATTTAGGCTTAGTATATTATTGGCAGGCTAATTATTCGTTAGCGCTCGAAAATTATAATTTATCATTAGAAGTATCAAAGCAACTGAATGATGAAGAAGGAGTAGCTCAATCACATCATAATATAGGTATGGTGTATGGCAGATGGGAAAGATACGATCAGCAATTTGAGCATTATAATATTGCTTTAAAGCTTTATGAAAAAAATGAGGATGATTTAAGTGTGGCCAATTTATCTAATAATATGGCTATCACTTATGCTGCTTTAAAAAGATATGATAAGGCATTAGAGAATTATCGTAAAGCTTATTTTGCTTATAAAAAGATTGGTGACGAAGCAAAGATGGCTATTGTTTCGACTAATTTGGGATGTTTATTCGTGTATCAGGGAGAGAATCATAGAGCCTTGGAGTATTTTAATGAGGCCATTAATTATTTTATAAAAGCTAAAGATCAAATGTCGCTTGTAGCAGCATATTCGAGTACAGGTGATGCATACAAAGAAGTAGGGAATTATAAAAGAGCACTGGAATATTATATAAAAGCCGAAGAAGCCAATAGCGATCTGGAACTATTATCTATTCGAAAGGATAATTATTACTCTTTTTATTTGGTGTATAAAGAGATGGGCGATTACGATAAAGCACTTGAGGCATATGAATATTATAATGAGATAAAAGATTCGATCTTTACCGATGAGAACTACAACCGTCTTTTACAGCTTGAAAAAAAGTATCATACCGAGAAAGATGAGAAAGAATTACTTAAGTTAAAAGCTAAAGAGCAAAGGCATGAATTGTGGCTGTGGGGTCTTTCTTTTTTCTTTTTATTTTGTGCTGTTATTGTCTTAATTGGTGTTTATATTTTAAAGATAAAAGAAAAACAGCGAAGACAAATAATGGAGCATAAGGTTTTGCGAAACCAAATGAATCCACATTTTATTTTTAACTCATTGTCTGCTCTTCAATGTTTTATTATAGAAGGAAATCAGGATGACGCAATTGATTTTGTTGCCGATTTTTCAGTTTTAATGCGATTGGTTTTGCAATATGCCAAAGAAGAGAGTATCACCTTAAAGAAAGAAAAGGAAATTCTGGAAAGGTACATGAGTCTTCAGAACAAACGTTTTGAAAACAAAATTGATCTTTCGCTGCAAATAGATGAGCAATTGCAAATTGAAAAGGTAATGGTACCGCCAATGCTCACTCAGCCTTTTGTTGAAAATGCCATTGAACATGCCGGTTTAGAAGCGTTGGATGATGGTTTTATAAAAGTTATTTTTATCAAGGATGGAAACAAACTGTTGATTACTATCGAAGATAATGGGATTGGAATTAAACAGGCACAACAGAAGAAGAAATTAATTAATCATAAATCAATAGCCATGCAGCTTACTCGCGAACGAATTAGATTATTACAAGAACATCGTGGTAAGAAATTCGATGCTATGGAGATTGAAGATCTTTCAGATTATGATTTATCTGGAACCCGAATTTCATTCCGTATACCTTACATTGAAATTTAATTATTTACGTCCGAAGTCAGCGGGTATTTCTCCCCAGTTTTTAGTGTCCCACTTAAGTATTTGAGTGGAGTAGGAGTTGTTTTTTAACCAGAGCTCTGCTCTGCGAACAAAGTCAAATAATTCTTTTGTTTTAGCCGTTTCGTCCAATTTGGATTTACATTGCTTTTTTGCTACCCATCCCATGGCAATTTTCGAATCGGTATACATGGGTACAGGGAGATGGTGTTTTTTTAAATAGGATAGGCCATGAACAATACCCAGAAACTCACCAATGTTGTTGGTTCCAACAGGGTATTTCATATGAAAAAGTCTCTCGCCTGTTTGTGTGTTTACTCCCTGGTATTCCATAATACCCGGATTTCCACTGCATGCTGCATCAACCGATATGCTTGGGATAATAATATTGCTTTTAGGGTTGTATTTGGGAGTGGGTTTTGAGCTGTTGTTTCCCTGGCCAATGAACAAATGAGCAGGACTCTTAAATGCTTTTCTTGCCTCGCTTTCCGATTCAAATCCTTTGTACAATGCTCCTGCAAATCCTTTGATTTGAGCCTGGCATTCAGCCCAAGTCGCATATACACCCGGATGTGCACCTTTCCAAACTACATAGAATTTATTTTTCTTCGCCATACTTCAAACCTAAATTGGAGTGTAAAACTACTCCATTGGTTTGAGTATACAAAAAAAGCAGGCCATATAGCCTGCTTTTATTCTTATAATGAGAAAGGATTATTTTACTAAAGTCATCTCGTCAATTAAGTTAGTTGCTCCTGCATATTTGTCGATAATGAATAGTACATAACGAATATCAACATTAATACATTTTTGAAGTTCGGTTTCAAAAGCAATGTCACCACTCATAGCTTCCCAGTTACCATCAAAAGCTAAACCAAATAGCTCGCCATTGGCATTAATCACCGGGCTACCACTATTACCACCTGTAATATCGTTGTTAGTAGTGAAACATACGTGTAAATCGCCATCTTTATCAGCATACTGTCCATAATCTTTTGCTTTCCAAAGATCCTTTAACTTGGCAGGTACTATAAACTCGTAGTTGTTTGGATCTTCTTTTTCCATTACACCCTCAATGGTTGTGTAATATTTGTATTTTACACCATCGCGAGGTTCATAGTCTCCAACAGTACCATAGCTTAAACGCATAGTAAAGTTAGCATCAGGATAATACACTTTATTAGGATGCATTTCCATTAGTCCGGCAATAAATAAACGGTTCGCCTTCGAAATAGTAGTTGAACTTTCTCTCAACTGTCCATAAATAGAACGATAGGTTTCAATAATGTCGTTAGCAGCCTGAAAAGCTAAATCTTTGTTCAAAGTTTTTAATGATGGCTTAGCCAAAAATGCATTGAAGTTTTCTTCACTGGCAAAAATAGATTTACTAAAAATCACATCAGCATATTTCTCGTAATTGCCTTTGAACTTCTTAGTAATTGTTTCGAAGAAAGCAGGGTGAAAACGAGCTTCGATGCTATTGTAGTAAAGCTTTGTTAATGCAGCCAATACTTTGTGGTCAGTTGCAGGATAATAGTCTTTGTAAAAAGATTTTCCTGCTTCCTTCATGTGTTCTAGAGCAGCATCAATTTCTTCTTGCTTTTCATTTTCAAGTGCCTTTTGAAGTTCACGAGCATTTAAAGCAAAACTGTAAATTTCAGTACCTCTGATTAGGCATTCCATAATGTAGCTGTTTGCTTTCATATATGGTGCTTGCTCTGTATAGGCACTTTCTAAATTTGAAAGAACTTCGCCATATTTTTCTTTTCTTTCAGATGATGAAGCAACCCATTTTGAGAACTCACTTTCTAACGCTCTTTTCTTTTCAAGAACATTTAATTTTTCAAGTCCACGGTTCATACCAATACTGTTTTTCCAGTAGTTCGAGCTTCTCGAAAATTTAGATGCATATTGGATGCGAACTTTTTCGCTCGCCATCATATCTTCGTTCCAAATATCTTGTTTGATACCGCGAGGAGTAATACGAGCTTCGTTAATTATATTCATTCGCTCTTCAATACCCCATGAAGTAAGGTAACGTTCGGTACTTCCTGGGAAACCGATTGTCATAGCAAAATCATCTTTTTCAACCCCTTTTAAGGAGATTGGTAAATGATGTTTTGGTTGGTAAGGAACATTGTCTTTTGAGTACTCAGCAGGTTTACCATCTTTACCACAATATACACGGAACATGCTAAAGTCACCAGTGTGACGAGGCCACATCCAGTTATCGGTATCGTGACCAAATTTACCAATTGATGAAGGTGGAGCACCAACAAAACGTACATCAGTAAAAGTTTCGTATACAATTAAAAAGAATTGGTTGCCTTCGAAATAATCTTCAACAATGGCTTTGTAATTGTTGTCTTCGGTTGCCTCTTTTGTAATTGCTTCCGATACTTCTTTTATTTTAGTGCGACGATCAGCCTCACTCATATCATCAGTCAATTCTGCATTGATTCTTTCTGTAACATCTTCCATATACTTCATGAAAGTTACTTTCAATCCTTCTGCAGGTAACTCTTCTTCTTTTGATTTTGCCCAAAAGCCA includes:
- a CDS encoding ribonuclease HII, producing MADLLPYIDATRVEAGCDEAGRGCLAGPVAAAAVILPKDFRHELLNDSKQLTEKQRQKLRPIIEQEALAWAVAFVDHNEIDEINILNASFLAMHRAVQQLKQIPEHLLIDGNRFKPYEGIAHTCVVKGDGKYLPIAAASILAKTHRDEYMEHMHMQYPVYAWDKNKGYPTKAHRAGIKEHGPSPIHRRSFRLLDEQLSLF
- a CDS encoding tetratricopeptide repeat protein, translating into MMQIKVLFQSVIVLLFICIQTTYSQSEEKISNNDSLVLNAKNLINKASINPDSCLDLAKDLIQHTALQDVKAQAYSNNAIGEAYYFLQEFDSARVYYKKALDGYSRLGDKEHEATSYNDLGLVYYWQANYSLALENYNLSLEVSKQLNDEEGVAQSHHNIGMVYGRWERYDQQFEHYNIALKLYEKNEDDLSVANLSNNMAITYAALKRYDKALENYRKAYFAYKKIGDEAKMAIVSTNLGCLFVYQGENHRALEYFNEAINYFIKAKDQMSLVAAYSSTGDAYKEVGNYKRALEYYIKAEEANSDLELLSIRKDNYYSFYLVYKEMGDYDKALEAYEYYNEIKDSIFTDENYNRLLQLEKKYHTEKDEKELLKLKAKEQRHELWLWGLSFFFLFCAVIVLIGVYILKIKEKQRRQIMEHKVLRNQMNPHFIFNSLSALQCFIIEGNQDDAIDFVADFSVLMRLVLQYAKEESITLKKEKEILERYMSLQNKRFENKIDLSLQIDEQLQIEKVMVPPMLTQPFVENAIEHAGLEALDDGFIKVIFIKDGNKLLITIEDNGIGIKQAQQKKKLINHKSIAMQLTRERIRLLQEHRGKKFDAMEIEDLSDYDLSGTRISFRIPYIEI
- a CDS encoding ribonuclease H family protein gives rise to the protein MAKKNKFYVVWKGAHPGVYATWAECQAQIKGFAGALYKGFESESEARKAFKSPAHLFIGQGNNSSKPTPKYNPKSNIIIPSISVDAACSGNPGIMEYQGVNTQTGERLFHMKYPVGTNNIGEFLGIVHGLSYLKKHHLPVPMYTDSKIAMGWVAKKQCKSKLDETAKTKELFDFVRRAELWLKNNSYSTQILKWDTKNWGEIPADFGRK
- a CDS encoding S46 family peptidase, which produces MKRIASLLLIACIGLAQMAKADEGMWLLPLLNKLNMDKMKELGLKLSAEDIYSINHSSLKDAVIIFGGGCTGELISDQGLILTNHHCGYGSIQALSSVEHNYLEDGFWAKSKEEELPAEGLKVTFMKYMEDVTERINAELTDDMSEADRRTKIKEVSEAITKEATEDNNYKAIVEDYFEGNQFFLIVYETFTDVRFVGAPPSSIGKFGHDTDNWMWPRHTGDFSMFRVYCGKDGKPAEYSKDNVPYQPKHHLPISLKGVEKDDFAMTIGFPGSTERYLTSWGIEERMNIINEARITPRGIKQDIWNEDMMASEKVRIQYASKFSRSSNYWKNSIGMNRGLEKLNVLEKKRALESEFSKWVASSSERKEKYGEVLSNLESAYTEQAPYMKANSYIMECLIRGTEIYSFALNARELQKALENEKQEEIDAALEHMKEAGKSFYKDYYPATDHKVLAALTKLYYNSIEARFHPAFFETITKKFKGNYEKYADVIFSKSIFASEENFNAFLAKPSLKTLNKDLAFQAANDIIETYRSIYGQLRESSTTISKANRLFIAGLMEMHPNKVYYPDANFTMRLSYGTVGDYEPRDGVKYKYYTTIEGVMEKEDPNNYEFIVPAKLKDLWKAKDYGQYADKDGDLHVCFTTNNDITGGNSGSPVINANGELFGLAFDGNWEAMSGDIAFETELQKCINVDIRYVLFIIDKYAGATNLIDEMTLVK